A region of Lichenibacterium dinghuense DNA encodes the following proteins:
- a CDS encoding very short patch repair endonuclease — MSPETRSAVMSRIRGKGTKPETTIQARLEAKGVAFEMHARDLPGRPDFVMRAQRVAVFVDGDFWHGHRFDEWRLKLSEKWEAKITANIARDRRNRTALRKAGWSVVRVWEYQVKASPARCVRRIVAACAKSPQASVPSDAP; from the coding sequence ATGAGCCCCGAAACCCGGAGCGCGGTAATGTCGCGCATCCGGGGAAAGGGAACCAAGCCGGAGACGACCATTCAGGCCCGGCTGGAGGCGAAGGGGGTCGCCTTCGAGATGCATGCCCGCGATCTGCCGGGCCGGCCCGACTTCGTGATGCGGGCGCAGCGGGTCGCGGTGTTCGTGGATGGCGACTTCTGGCACGGGCACCGGTTCGACGAATGGCGCCTGAAACTCTCGGAGAAGTGGGAGGCCAAGATCACGGCGAACATCGCCCGCGATCGCCGCAACAGGACCGCCCTCAGGAAGGCGGGCTGGTCGGTGGTTCGGGTCTGGGAATATCAGGTCAAAGCATCGCCCGCGCGCTGTGTACGCCGCATCGTCGCGGCATGCGCGAAGTCCCCACAGGCATCGGTTCCGTCCGATGCCCCTTGA
- a CDS encoding DUF2924 domain-containing protein, giving the protein MSAAPPPPSPADAARLSPEPGRADQQLAADLAALPGLDLDTLRALWRRRLRGTPPALARPLLVRLLAYRLQARAFGDLDPESARALDRVAKEGSRRRQAGEARSAAVPPVAPVPRPTGLKPGTVLMREHGGETYHVTVVAGGFAWRGATYASLSEIARAITGTRWNGPRFFGLREPAKRGGDGAAP; this is encoded by the coding sequence ATGAGCGCGGCCCCTCCCCCGCCCTCTCCGGCCGACGCCGCCCGCCTCAGCCCCGAGCCGGGCCGGGCCGATCAGCAGCTCGCCGCCGACCTCGCCGCCCTGCCCGGCCTCGACCTCGACACCCTGCGCGCGCTCTGGCGCAGGCGGCTGCGCGGCACGCCGCCCGCCCTGGCGCGCCCGCTGCTGGTGCGGCTGCTCGCCTACCGGCTCCAGGCGCGCGCCTTCGGCGACCTCGACCCCGAGTCGGCCCGAGCGCTCGACCGCGTCGCAAAGGAGGGCAGCCGCCGACGGCAGGCCGGTGAGGCGCGCTCTGCGGCCGTGCCGCCCGTCGCCCCCGTGCCGCGTCCGACGGGCCTCAAGCCCGGCACGGTGCTGATGCGCGAGCACGGCGGCGAGACGTATCACGTCACCGTCGTCGCGGGCGGCTTCGCTTGGCGCGGCGCCACCTACGCCAGCCTGTCCGAGATCGCCCGCGCCATCACGGGCACGCGCTGGAACGGGCCGCGCTTCTTCGGGCTGCGGGAGCCCGCCAAGCGCGGCGGCGACGGGGCTGCGCCATGA
- a CDS encoding nuclease-related domain-containing DEAD/DEAH box helicase — protein sequence MAVMVPRHVDASIVVSERRVFEALRSASSSDNWTVLHSLGVSSAWTGEFGEIDFVVLIPGLGIVCIEVKGGGVSVADGVWTTRNRYGATDRLKRSPYRQAQEGQWKLLAALKAKFGAGSQEARCPVGWLVVFPDVASPPRTPEATGDEVIARDELDGDIGSRIRTTPSLAKLAGRTDLVAPSAATCSRMLSFLRPDFERVPFPASEHWDTEERLKILTEEQFEALDNVSDNPVCLLRGPAGTGKTLIGIEQARRIAQTGRSVLVSCFNGGLGGWLQDATAGFGPGRVVAGHLHGLLRDRIANSPFAEDLRQAEQAGTSGDQLYGRLYYELGALAIEESGERFDVIVFDEVQDLPSPRLAELLKAWSHAASGTWILLLGDFTRQALYTGSSDASLELLRASLGDVAVFNLRLNCRNTRRIAMQTGILSGFGEQRLSDRQPEGEQVSLQFHADRASGLAKLEAVVRQLRESGIKAADVVILGARRRENSLLSCVSNVGGWPVRDIHAPGQGVAYATAHAFKGLERKVVIVIDADARNEDESDAILYVAMSRARLRLFILAPETSRPIMEKRLTDAVLATLAQKAS from the coding sequence ATGGCCGTGATGGTGCCACGTCACGTCGATGCGTCCATCGTCGTGTCCGAGCGGCGCGTCTTCGAGGCGCTGCGGTCCGCGTCGTCGAGCGACAATTGGACGGTCCTCCATTCCCTCGGGGTTTCGAGCGCCTGGACGGGCGAGTTCGGGGAGATCGACTTCGTCGTCCTGATCCCAGGTCTCGGCATCGTCTGCATCGAAGTGAAGGGTGGGGGCGTCTCCGTCGCGGACGGCGTCTGGACCACCCGCAACCGGTACGGCGCAACGGATCGATTGAAACGCAGTCCCTACCGTCAGGCCCAGGAAGGCCAGTGGAAGCTGCTGGCCGCGCTTAAGGCGAAGTTCGGGGCAGGCTCGCAGGAGGCGCGTTGTCCCGTCGGATGGCTCGTCGTGTTCCCGGATGTCGCGAGTCCACCGCGTACCCCGGAAGCGACCGGGGACGAGGTCATCGCCCGGGACGAACTCGATGGCGATATTGGATCCCGGATACGGACCACACCCTCGCTGGCGAAACTCGCCGGGCGGACGGATCTCGTCGCCCCGAGTGCGGCGACCTGTTCGCGGATGCTGTCCTTCCTTCGCCCGGATTTCGAGCGGGTGCCATTCCCGGCATCGGAGCACTGGGACACCGAGGAGCGTCTGAAAATCCTGACGGAGGAGCAGTTCGAGGCCCTCGACAACGTCTCGGACAACCCTGTCTGTCTCCTCCGTGGTCCCGCGGGAACAGGCAAGACCCTGATCGGCATCGAGCAGGCTCGCCGGATCGCCCAGACGGGGCGCAGCGTCCTCGTCTCGTGCTTTAACGGAGGGCTGGGCGGGTGGCTGCAGGACGCGACGGCGGGCTTCGGACCGGGGCGCGTCGTGGCCGGCCACCTGCATGGTCTTCTCAGGGACCGGATCGCAAACTCTCCCTTCGCCGAGGATCTGCGACAGGCGGAACAGGCCGGAACCTCCGGCGATCAGCTGTACGGGCGCCTCTACTACGAACTAGGAGCGCTCGCCATCGAGGAGAGCGGGGAACGCTTCGACGTCATCGTCTTCGACGAGGTCCAGGATCTGCCGTCGCCGCGGCTAGCGGAGCTGCTGAAGGCGTGGTCGCACGCCGCCAGTGGCACGTGGATTCTCCTGCTCGGCGACTTCACGAGACAAGCTCTCTACACGGGCTCGTCCGACGCATCGCTGGAGCTTCTGAGGGCGTCGCTCGGCGATGTCGCCGTCTTCAACCTCCGCCTCAACTGCAGGAACACGCGCCGGATCGCGATGCAGACGGGCATCCTCAGCGGCTTCGGGGAGCAGCGGCTGAGCGACCGGCAGCCGGAAGGCGAGCAGGTCAGCCTGCAGTTCCATGCCGACCGCGCCTCAGGGCTTGCGAAACTCGAAGCGGTCGTGCGGCAGCTTCGCGAGAGCGGCATTAAGGCCGCCGACGTGGTCATCCTCGGAGCGCGGCGCAGGGAGAACTCGCTGCTATCGTGCGTCTCTAACGTCGGAGGCTGGCCCGTCAGGGACATACACGCTCCCGGGCAGGGCGTCGCCTACGCGACAGCCCACGCGTTCAAAGGCCTTGAGCGGAAGGTGGTCATCGTCATCGACGCCGACGCCCGGAACGAGGACGAATCGGACGCGATTCTTTACGTTGCCATGTCGCGGGCACGCCTGCGACTGTTCATCCTCGCTCCCGAGACGTCGCGTCCCATAATGGAGAAGAGGTTGACGGACGCTGTCCTCGCCACCCTTGCACAGAAGGCATCATGA
- the drmB gene encoding DUF1998 domain-containing protein, which yields MRSGFRGHFGKGKARGAQMQPRKLPRRRPIRRSQVISPFGIGAINDFRNDEALMCAGLDQWFPDGAALDPALVVNEERLEARLGCSHFRKPPDFGEGEGSPKVKIPHVRFPLWHYCPRCFRMGKTTIFGGQPQCTECKSKAGHGRRMIPVRIVAICEHGHIEDFPFQNWIDCACSDADRKLFFKAGRSAASLAGIKINCDKCKKSRSLAGSFDKDALTGYKQCGGAQPWLGRETGVTTCGQALQTVQRGGANVYFPLVTSSIYIPPTRTAEGDLIARVLDNPTVWRTLTSVTVDGKVPKEACAMIAGVYQVDADALAKAVATRLAGSAALVVATTEEEFRKQEYDVLRSGGGRPQDDLFVERIEGSRYGWLGRFVAGIGLVRKLRETRVHVGFSRLMPQTDRGDPAVQPLGIADTIDWLPAIEVRGEGIFVELRADAIEEWLRDGVAGKRVRPLIGGYNHKRVGRRLAARPVDARFIMIQTLAHALIKELTFTCGYGSSSLRERLYCSIEIPKQPMNGFLIYTASGDSEGTLGGLVAQAAPGRFETLVHDALARASWCSNDPVCMESPDEGAFSSNLAACHSCVLLPETSCEEGNRLLDRALLAGTFDDPDVGFFRDLDFSWAQ from the coding sequence ATGAGGTCGGGGTTCAGAGGGCACTTCGGCAAGGGCAAAGCCAGGGGCGCCCAGATGCAGCCTAGGAAGCTGCCGCGGCGGCGTCCCATACGCAGGTCGCAGGTCATCAGCCCCTTCGGAATCGGCGCGATCAACGACTTCAGGAACGACGAGGCCCTGATGTGCGCGGGGCTGGACCAGTGGTTCCCGGACGGGGCCGCACTGGATCCGGCTCTGGTCGTGAACGAAGAGCGGCTGGAGGCGCGCCTTGGGTGCAGCCACTTCAGGAAGCCCCCGGATTTTGGGGAGGGCGAGGGCAGCCCTAAGGTCAAGATCCCTCATGTCCGCTTTCCGCTGTGGCACTACTGCCCGCGATGTTTCCGCATGGGCAAGACGACGATCTTCGGCGGCCAGCCGCAATGCACGGAGTGCAAGAGCAAGGCGGGTCACGGCAGGCGGATGATCCCCGTCCGCATCGTGGCCATCTGCGAGCACGGACACATCGAGGACTTTCCGTTCCAGAACTGGATCGACTGCGCCTGCAGCGACGCCGATCGCAAGCTGTTCTTCAAGGCGGGGCGGAGCGCTGCCAGCCTCGCCGGCATCAAGATAAACTGCGACAAATGCAAGAAGAGCCGCTCCTTGGCAGGCTCCTTCGACAAGGATGCCCTGACGGGCTACAAGCAGTGCGGCGGCGCCCAGCCCTGGCTGGGCCGCGAAACCGGTGTGACAACGTGCGGGCAGGCCCTGCAGACCGTCCAGCGAGGCGGGGCGAACGTCTACTTCCCCCTCGTCACTAGCTCGATTTACATCCCGCCAACACGGACCGCAGAGGGCGACCTGATCGCCCGAGTTCTCGACAACCCGACCGTGTGGCGCACGCTCACTAGCGTCACGGTGGATGGGAAGGTGCCGAAAGAAGCCTGCGCGATGATCGCGGGCGTGTACCAAGTCGATGCCGACGCACTCGCCAAGGCCGTGGCAACCCGTCTCGCGGGATCTGCCGCCCTGGTGGTGGCGACGACCGAGGAGGAATTTCGCAAACAGGAATACGATGTCCTTAGGAGCGGCGGCGGAAGGCCCCAGGACGACCTGTTCGTGGAACGCATCGAGGGCAGCCGCTACGGCTGGCTCGGCCGCTTCGTCGCTGGCATCGGTCTCGTTCGCAAACTGCGCGAGACGCGGGTGCATGTCGGATTCTCCCGGCTCATGCCCCAGACGGACCGCGGTGATCCGGCCGTCCAGCCACTCGGGATCGCCGATACCATCGATTGGCTCCCAGCAATCGAGGTGCGTGGTGAGGGGATCTTCGTCGAGTTGAGGGCCGACGCAATAGAGGAATGGCTCAGGGACGGCGTCGCTGGCAAGCGTGTCAGGCCGCTCATCGGCGGGTACAATCACAAGCGGGTCGGGAGGAGGCTGGCGGCAAGGCCGGTCGACGCGCGGTTCATCATGATCCAGACGCTTGCCCACGCCCTCATCAAGGAGCTGACGTTCACCTGCGGCTACGGCTCCTCGTCGCTGCGTGAGCGCCTGTACTGCAGTATCGAGATCCCCAAGCAGCCCATGAATGGATTCCTGATCTACACGGCGTCCGGCGATTCCGAAGGCACGCTGGGGGGGCTCGTCGCGCAGGCGGCGCCCGGACGCTTCGAGACGCTGGTGCACGACGCGCTCGCCAGGGCATCATGGTGCTCGAACGACCCGGTCTGCATGGAAAGTCCTGACGAGGGGGCGTTCTCGTCTAATCTCGCAGCCTGCCACAGCTGCGTGCTGCTGCCAGAAACGAGCTGCGAGGAGGGTAACAGGCTGCTCGACCGGGCGCTGCTGGCCGGCACTTTCGACGATCCCGACGTCGGCTTCTTCCGGGATCTCGATTTCTCCTGGGCGCAGTGA
- a CDS encoding DUF3489 domain-containing protein, with amino-acid sequence MPTPLTDAHLALLRAAIHHPDCLLIPPDRLLGAARARMAARLVALGMAVPVAVTADGPKWLAEPDGSPTGLKLTEAGHSAASPGPVQEPAAVVGSSTDGPDAAGPMEGIPGGLRPPRVGSKAALLLDLVARDGGATLNSIADALGWQCHTVRAALTRLRQGGTPIERVAGEDGRSLYRLAVAHPRPNERAMGTADAQDGAA; translated from the coding sequence ATGCCCACCCCGCTCACCGATGCCCACCTCGCGCTGCTGCGAGCCGCCATTCACCATCCTGACTGCCTCCTGATCCCTCCGGACCGCCTGCTCGGCGCCGCCCGGGCCCGCATGGCGGCACGCCTCGTCGCCCTCGGCATGGCCGTGCCCGTCGCCGTCACGGCGGACGGGCCGAAGTGGCTCGCCGAGCCGGACGGGAGCCCCACCGGTCTCAAGCTCACCGAGGCCGGCCATAGCGCCGCATCGCCGGGGCCGGTGCAGGAACCCGCTGCCGTCGTTGGCAGCAGCACCGACGGCCCCGACGCGGCAGGACCGATGGAGGGCATCCCGGGCGGCCTCCGACCGCCGCGGGTCGGCAGTAAGGCGGCGCTGCTGCTCGACCTCGTCGCTCGGGACGGTGGTGCCACTCTCAACAGCATCGCCGACGCGCTCGGCTGGCAGTGCCACACGGTCCGGGCCGCCCTGACCCGCCTGCGCCAGGGCGGGACGCCGATCGAACGCGTGGCGGGGGAGGACGGCCGCAGCCTGTATCGCCTCGCGGTCGCACACCCGCGGCCGAATGAAAGAGCGATGGGCACCGCTGACGCTCAGGACGGCGCGGCATGA
- a CDS encoding helicase-related protein, with translation MTGRSVGTTREVRDFIIDSLRRELIGPAPGYPLMQVDLSADRKRHGQEILRPQDPPRYRYSAGILFPAGVNFSATLDAGEEAADVEEAAAVGEDGVGGSAAEAGIDDQAEIEATASEDRTPDTDVEVDPTSTFLPSTMGISFLADVSGGIRVKATWGTYHKEAVPGFQSFKKDGSEAELWFRTPDEKSEDYALQDLAGRETRIRLPRRRISPPALAGELTIDVISRPAGGNERLVTVTLVNVVQNSRPINEKCFFQCSLSVEPLPGTTILAYPGRPSSMQDEEEASLSLLYRHRPTYAVGHGCAADWDIGGEGLPICIRSETLPVFEQPPVLPLEDAPGVELSMRRLAEASRADVTASCRALADAYEAWIDERERELAADAGLAGEPELKERGEAHLRECRDCLGRIRKGVDLLVDDPDAFEAFQLMNMAMVRQRAHYTLSSEDDKRRKWVKGVGGQEPTALYPAPAYPYETRWRPFQLAFVLMNVRSFVEPGHEERSLVDVIWFPTGGGKTEAYLGLTALVILLRRLRNPVDAGTTVLMRYTLRLLTTQQFQRAASLICALELVRRENPKRFGDLPITIGLWLGSSVTPNRDAAASVAFGKLTSEGGDNPFVILSCPWCGIDMGPHDYDGATRIFGYRREKRPGGDQHVRFRCEDPGCAFSTADGLPLEVVDEGIYREPPTLLIGTVDKFAMMPWNPEARHLFGIDNENAVTPPELVIQDELHLISGPLGSMVGHYETVIDEFTTRVADGVRIPAKIVASTATIARAGQQVKAVYGRDAKLFPPQGLRAGESFFAREGSGQAGRTYVGVLATAVPSHVTAQVRTLATLLQAPALVEATTGLDALVDPYWSLIVYFNSLRELGRASTLVQADIREYLNAVWDRIGLSFEATYGAPDQRRFINNFDELTSRMRSSDIPGVLQKLFTAKPSTETVDLCYATNMIQVGLDVPRLSIMSIVGQPKGASEYIQASSRVGRGRDKPGLVITNFNPFKPRDRSHFESFRPFHENAYRHVEPTSVTPFSIPVCERAIHALAVAVVRFRYPQHRDRPNLGLSDAERKAVTAIVMDRVALVDRDEVSRARATLDRFLDDWQRRKPQNYGKVSEIPDDPLIYPAGRALPQNLNHLIGTVKATATSMRNVDADCEATLVSAYASGSV, from the coding sequence ATGACCGGTCGCAGCGTCGGCACGACCCGCGAGGTGCGGGACTTCATTATCGACAGCCTTCGTCGGGAGCTGATCGGACCGGCGCCGGGCTACCCGCTCATGCAGGTCGATCTCTCCGCCGACCGCAAGCGCCATGGGCAGGAGATCCTCCGGCCCCAGGACCCACCCCGCTATCGCTACTCCGCCGGCATCCTGTTCCCCGCAGGCGTGAACTTCTCGGCGACGCTGGATGCCGGGGAAGAGGCCGCAGATGTCGAGGAAGCCGCCGCTGTCGGCGAGGACGGCGTGGGCGGCAGCGCGGCCGAAGCCGGCATCGACGACCAAGCCGAGATCGAAGCGACGGCTAGCGAGGACCGCACGCCCGACACGGACGTGGAGGTCGATCCCACCTCGACCTTCCTGCCCAGCACCATGGGGATCAGCTTTCTGGCGGACGTGAGCGGGGGGATTCGCGTCAAGGCGACCTGGGGCACCTATCACAAGGAGGCCGTCCCCGGTTTTCAGAGCTTCAAGAAGGACGGATCGGAGGCCGAGCTCTGGTTCCGTACACCGGACGAGAAGTCCGAGGACTATGCGCTTCAGGATCTCGCCGGCCGCGAGACCCGCATCCGCCTGCCGCGCAGGCGCATTTCTCCGCCGGCCCTTGCCGGGGAGCTCACCATCGATGTGATCAGCCGCCCGGCCGGAGGGAACGAGCGGCTGGTGACCGTCACGCTGGTCAACGTCGTCCAGAATTCCCGGCCCATTAACGAGAAGTGCTTCTTCCAGTGCTCCCTCTCGGTAGAGCCGCTGCCGGGCACCACCATCCTCGCTTATCCAGGTAGGCCATCCTCGATGCAGGACGAGGAGGAGGCCTCGCTGAGCCTGCTCTACCGCCACCGGCCGACCTACGCGGTCGGGCATGGCTGCGCCGCCGACTGGGATATCGGTGGCGAGGGTTTGCCGATCTGCATCCGAAGCGAGACGCTACCGGTCTTCGAACAACCACCGGTGCTGCCGCTTGAGGACGCGCCGGGCGTGGAACTCTCGATGCGGAGGCTCGCGGAAGCCTCCCGGGCAGATGTCACCGCCTCCTGCCGCGCCCTGGCGGATGCGTACGAGGCCTGGATCGACGAGCGGGAACGCGAGCTTGCGGCGGATGCCGGGCTGGCCGGCGAGCCGGAGCTGAAGGAGCGGGGAGAGGCACACCTGCGGGAATGCCGGGACTGCCTGGGGAGGATCCGAAAAGGCGTCGATCTGCTCGTCGACGACCCGGATGCCTTCGAGGCGTTCCAGCTCATGAACATGGCCATGGTGCGCCAGCGCGCGCACTACACCCTGTCATCCGAGGACGACAAGCGGCGTAAGTGGGTCAAGGGAGTTGGCGGCCAGGAGCCGACGGCCCTCTATCCCGCGCCAGCCTACCCGTACGAGACGCGATGGCGGCCCTTCCAGCTCGCCTTCGTCCTCATGAACGTTCGCTCGTTCGTCGAGCCCGGGCACGAGGAGCGCAGCCTTGTCGACGTCATCTGGTTCCCGACCGGCGGGGGAAAGACCGAGGCCTATCTTGGCCTCACGGCGCTCGTGATCCTGCTCCGCAGGTTACGTAATCCGGTCGACGCGGGTACCACCGTCCTCATGCGCTACACCCTGCGGCTGCTAACCACGCAGCAGTTCCAGCGGGCGGCGTCGCTCATCTGCGCGCTCGAACTGGTCCGTCGGGAAAATCCGAAGCGTTTCGGTGACCTGCCCATCACCATCGGGCTGTGGCTGGGTTCGTCAGTGACCCCGAACAGGGACGCCGCCGCCAGCGTGGCGTTCGGCAAGTTGACTTCCGAAGGGGGCGACAACCCCTTCGTGATCCTGTCCTGCCCCTGGTGCGGGATCGACATGGGGCCGCACGACTACGACGGCGCTACCCGCATATTCGGCTACCGGCGCGAGAAGAGGCCGGGCGGGGACCAGCACGTACGCTTCCGCTGCGAGGACCCCGGCTGCGCCTTCTCGACGGCGGATGGATTGCCCCTGGAGGTCGTGGACGAGGGCATCTATCGGGAGCCGCCAACACTACTGATCGGCACCGTCGACAAGTTCGCGATGATGCCGTGGAACCCCGAGGCACGACACCTTTTTGGCATCGACAACGAGAACGCGGTTACGCCTCCTGAGCTGGTGATCCAGGACGAGCTGCACCTCATCTCCGGGCCTCTCGGCTCCATGGTCGGCCACTACGAGACCGTGATCGACGAGTTCACGACCCGCGTGGCTGACGGGGTCCGTATCCCCGCGAAGATCGTGGCGTCGACAGCTACGATCGCACGCGCCGGACAGCAGGTGAAAGCTGTCTACGGTCGCGACGCCAAGCTCTTCCCGCCCCAGGGGCTCAGGGCGGGTGAATCGTTCTTCGCGCGTGAAGGATCCGGGCAGGCTGGCCGCACCTACGTCGGCGTCCTCGCCACGGCCGTTCCCTCGCACGTCACGGCGCAGGTCCGCACTCTGGCAACCCTGCTCCAGGCTCCCGCTCTCGTGGAGGCGACGACCGGCCTTGACGCGCTTGTCGATCCCTACTGGTCGCTCATCGTCTACTTTAACAGCCTGCGGGAGCTCGGCCGGGCCTCCACGCTCGTGCAGGCCGACATCCGCGAGTACCTGAACGCGGTCTGGGACCGAATCGGGCTCTCCTTCGAGGCGACCTACGGCGCCCCGGATCAGCGGCGCTTCATCAACAACTTCGACGAGCTCACCAGCCGGATGCGCAGCAGTGACATCCCGGGCGTGCTGCAGAAGCTCTTTACGGCGAAGCCGTCCACAGAGACCGTCGACCTCTGCTACGCGACCAACATGATCCAGGTCGGCTTGGACGTGCCGCGCCTCAGCATCATGTCGATCGTCGGTCAGCCGAAGGGGGCATCGGAATACATCCAGGCTTCGAGCCGCGTGGGCCGCGGGCGCGACAAGCCGGGGCTTGTCATTACCAATTTCAACCCATTCAAGCCTCGCGACCGGTCACATTTCGAGAGCTTCAGGCCATTTCATGAGAACGCCTACCGGCACGTGGAGCCGACCAGCGTGACGCCTTTCTCGATCCCGGTCTGCGAGCGTGCCATCCACGCCCTGGCTGTGGCCGTCGTGCGCTTCCGCTACCCGCAGCATCGCGACAGGCCGAACCTTGGGCTGTCGGACGCCGAGCGGAAGGCGGTGACCGCCATCGTCATGGATAGGGTCGCCCTGGTAGATCGCGACGAGGTGTCGAGGGCGCGCGCCACCCTCGACCGGTTTCTCGACGATTGGCAGCGTCGGAAACCCCAGAACTACGGAAAGGTGTCCGAGATCCCGGACGATCCGCTGATCTATCCGGCAGGGCGGGCGCTCCCGCAGAACCTCAATCACCTCATCGGAACGGTCAAGGCGACCGCAACGTCGATGCGGAACGTCGATGCGGACTGCGAGGCCACCCTGGTCTCGGCCTACGCGAGCGGGAGCGTCTGA
- a CDS encoding DNA cytosine methyltransferase, which yields MVRTVDLFCGGGLSSWGASMAGAEIVAAVDAWDVAARTFKRNFPHARVVNKRLSMDAGPEILGRDIGKIDLLIASPECTNHSIAKGNKPRDEESRRSGNFVVEFLRKMGSSAPRWVVLENVTPLQNWKGYDGLLGGLRLLGYDAEPVVIDASEYGVPQARKRLFVICDQEAKPRMPERTHVVPVTARTFIRPFGTWKAGPLFTPTRSENTLARARVGIAALGEGKDFLVIYYGSDKAGGWQSLDRPLRTITTLDRFGLVQWHEGQPTLRMLQVPELRDAMGLAPRKPARGPSANFKLTEGNRRDQIRIIGNGVAAPVMTAIVRSLTTNVPVAISTLAPIAVAA from the coding sequence GTGGTTCGGACGGTTGATCTCTTCTGTGGAGGAGGCCTCAGCAGCTGGGGAGCCAGCATGGCCGGCGCCGAGATCGTGGCCGCCGTCGATGCCTGGGATGTCGCCGCGCGCACCTTCAAGCGCAATTTTCCGCACGCGAGGGTCGTCAACAAGCGCCTCTCCATGGACGCAGGTCCCGAGATCCTCGGCCGGGATATCGGCAAGATTGATCTGCTCATCGCATCCCCCGAATGCACCAACCATTCGATCGCGAAGGGAAACAAGCCCCGTGACGAGGAAAGCCGGCGCTCGGGAAACTTCGTCGTTGAGTTCCTTCGGAAGATGGGCAGCTCCGCGCCCCGATGGGTCGTCCTGGAGAACGTCACGCCGCTCCAGAACTGGAAAGGCTATGACGGGCTGCTCGGCGGCCTGAGGCTGCTTGGCTACGATGCGGAGCCGGTGGTGATCGACGCGTCCGAGTACGGCGTGCCGCAGGCGCGCAAGCGGCTCTTCGTGATCTGCGATCAGGAAGCCAAGCCCCGGATGCCAGAGCGGACGCATGTCGTGCCTGTCACGGCCCGTACCTTCATCCGGCCGTTCGGCACCTGGAAGGCGGGTCCGCTCTTCACGCCGACCCGGTCGGAGAACACGCTGGCCCGCGCCCGGGTGGGCATCGCCGCGCTCGGCGAGGGAAAGGACTTCCTCGTGATCTACTACGGGTCCGACAAGGCAGGGGGCTGGCAGTCCCTCGACCGGCCGCTGCGGACGATCACGACGCTTGACCGGTTCGGCCTCGTGCAGTGGCACGAGGGACAGCCCACCCTGCGCATGCTCCAAGTCCCAGAACTCCGTGATGCGATGGGGCTGGCGCCCCGCAAGCCGGCCCGCGGTCCCAGCGCCAACTTCAAGCTCACCGAGGGTAACCGGCGCGATCAGATCCGCATCATCGGCAATGGCGTGGCCGCACCGGTCATGACCGCTATCGTGCGCTCCCTGACCACGAATGTTCCGGTCGCCATTTCGACCCTCGCACCGATCGCCGTGGCTGCCTGA